A window from Nomascus leucogenys isolate Asia chromosome 24, Asia_NLE_v1, whole genome shotgun sequence encodes these proteins:
- the TMEM200B gene encoding transmembrane protein 200B isoform X1 — MCATERPDDGEMTAGSPEECGEVRRSPEGRVSRLGRRLGRRRRPRSPPEPLRVRARLRLRSPSGAFAALGALVVLVGMGIAVAGYWPHRAGAPGSRAANASSPQMSELRREGRGGGRAHGPHERLRLLGPVIMGVGLFVFICANTLLYENRDSETRRLRQGVLRAQALRPPDGPGWDCALLPSPGPRTPRAVGCAEPEIWDPSPRRGTSPVPSVRSLRSEPANPRLGLPALLNSYPLKGPGLPPPWGPRTQTGHVIITVQPPGSCIEHSKSLDLGLGELLLGAPAARDCAHRSWPRLDRLSLGGYAKLGGGGDLGARV, encoded by the exons ATGTGTGCTACAG AGCGCCCAGACGACGGCGAGATGACGGCCGGGAGCCCCGAAGAATGCGGGGAGGTGCGGAGGAGCCCCGAGGGCCGCGTCTCTCGCTTGGGCCGCCGCCTGGGCCGCCGCCGGCGCCCGCGCTCCCCGCCCGAGCCTCTGCGGGTGCGGGCGCGGCTGCGGCTGCGCTCGCCGTCGGGGGCGTTCGCGGCGCTGGGGGCGCTCGTGGTACTGGTGGGTATGGGCATTGCAGTGGCCGGCTACTGGCCGCACCGGGCCGGGGCCCCAGGGTCCCGGGCTGCCAATGCCAGCTCGCCCCAGATGAGCGAGCTGCGACGCGAGGGTCGCGGCGGGGGCCGTGCTCACGGCCCGCACGAGCGGCTGCGGCTCCTCGGGCCGGTGATCATGGGCGTCGGCCTGTTCGTGTTCATCTGCGCCAATACGCTGCTGTATGAGAACCGAGACTCGGAGACGCGACGGCTCCGCCAGGGGGTGCTGCGGGCCCAGGCGCTCCGGCCCCCCGACGGCCCCGGCTGGGACTGCGCCCTCCTTCCCAGCCCCGGCCCTAGGACTCCCCGAGCCGTGGGCTGCGCAGAGCCAGAAATCTGGGACCCGTCCCCGCGTCGGGGTACTTCACCCGTCCCGTCAGTGCGGAGTCTGCGTTCAGAGCCTGCTAATCCTCGCTTGGGGTTACCTGCCCTGCTCAACAGCTACCCGCTGAAGGGCCCCGGGCTGCCCCCACCCTGGGGTCCACGGACGCAGACTGGCCATGTGATCATCACCGTGCAGCCACCTGGCTCCTGCATTGAACATTCCAAGTCTCTGGATCTGGGCCTTGGGGAGCTCCTCCTTGGGGCCCCGGCAGCTCGGGACTGTGCTCACCGAAGCTGGCCACGGCTGGACCGCCTCAGTCTTGGGGGCTATGCCAAattgggaggaggaggggactTGGGGGCCCGCGTCTGA
- the TMEM200B gene encoding transmembrane protein 200B isoform X2 — protein sequence MTAGSPEECGEVRRSPEGRVSRLGRRLGRRRRPRSPPEPLRVRARLRLRSPSGAFAALGALVVLVGMGIAVAGYWPHRAGAPGSRAANASSPQMSELRREGRGGGRAHGPHERLRLLGPVIMGVGLFVFICANTLLYENRDSETRRLRQGVLRAQALRPPDGPGWDCALLPSPGPRTPRAVGCAEPEIWDPSPRRGTSPVPSVRSLRSEPANPRLGLPALLNSYPLKGPGLPPPWGPRTQTGHVIITVQPPGSCIEHSKSLDLGLGELLLGAPAARDCAHRSWPRLDRLSLGGYAKLGGGGDLGARV from the coding sequence ATGACGGCCGGGAGCCCCGAAGAATGCGGGGAGGTGCGGAGGAGCCCCGAGGGCCGCGTCTCTCGCTTGGGCCGCCGCCTGGGCCGCCGCCGGCGCCCGCGCTCCCCGCCCGAGCCTCTGCGGGTGCGGGCGCGGCTGCGGCTGCGCTCGCCGTCGGGGGCGTTCGCGGCGCTGGGGGCGCTCGTGGTACTGGTGGGTATGGGCATTGCAGTGGCCGGCTACTGGCCGCACCGGGCCGGGGCCCCAGGGTCCCGGGCTGCCAATGCCAGCTCGCCCCAGATGAGCGAGCTGCGACGCGAGGGTCGCGGCGGGGGCCGTGCTCACGGCCCGCACGAGCGGCTGCGGCTCCTCGGGCCGGTGATCATGGGCGTCGGCCTGTTCGTGTTCATCTGCGCCAATACGCTGCTGTATGAGAACCGAGACTCGGAGACGCGACGGCTCCGCCAGGGGGTGCTGCGGGCCCAGGCGCTCCGGCCCCCCGACGGCCCCGGCTGGGACTGCGCCCTCCTTCCCAGCCCCGGCCCTAGGACTCCCCGAGCCGTGGGCTGCGCAGAGCCAGAAATCTGGGACCCGTCCCCGCGTCGGGGTACTTCACCCGTCCCGTCAGTGCGGAGTCTGCGTTCAGAGCCTGCTAATCCTCGCTTGGGGTTACCTGCCCTGCTCAACAGCTACCCGCTGAAGGGCCCCGGGCTGCCCCCACCCTGGGGTCCACGGACGCAGACTGGCCATGTGATCATCACCGTGCAGCCACCTGGCTCCTGCATTGAACATTCCAAGTCTCTGGATCTGGGCCTTGGGGAGCTCCTCCTTGGGGCCCCGGCAGCTCGGGACTGTGCTCACCGAAGCTGGCCACGGCTGGACCGCCTCAGTCTTGGGGGCTATGCCAAattgggaggaggaggggactTGGGGGCCCGCGTCTGA